GGAGTTCTTTCGTAAGGAATATCATCAGGATTATCGTTTGCATATTTTTCCAAAACCTGTCATTGCCTGGGGCAACGGAATTGTAATGGGTGGCGGAATTGGCGTAATGTCGGCATGTTCTCATAGAATTGTGACAGAAAAATCCATGTTGGCAATGCCTGAAGTCACCATTGGTCTTTATCCGGATGTAGCGGCTTCCTGGTTTTTTAACCGAATGCCGGCAAACATCGGAATGTTTTTGGGAATAACCGGTGCGCGAATGAATGCCTCTGATGCAATTTATTGCAAATTAGCTGACTTTTTTGTGTTGGATGAATACAAAGACGAATTTATTACTGAATTATCCGAAGTGGATTGGAAAAATCCAAATTGCGATATTCAAAATGCTCTGGAAAGTTTGATGGACTTTAGCAGAGATGATACTCCATTGAGTAATTTGCAAGAAAATTATAAGCAAATTCAATATTTGTTCAGACATTGTGATTTGGAAAAATCTGTTAAAGAACTCAAAGAAATGCAACCCAAAACAAAGTGGTTAGAATTAACACAAAAAGCGTTTCTGAAAGGCTGTCCGGTGACTTATAAACTGGTTGATGAGCAGATTATAAGAGCTAAATATTTGAGTTTAAAAGAAGTTTTTGAAATGGAATTTATCATGTCCACACGTTGTGCGATGAATCCTGATTTGCAGGAAGGCATTCGTGCATTGTTGGTTGATAAAGATGGTAACCCTCAATGGACTGTCAACTCAGTTGCCGAAATCAGCAATGAACAAACAGAACTATTCTTCACTGCACCCTGGAGTGAAGGCAAAAATTTATTTAATTAAAAAATCGAGAATATTATGAACATATTTGAAACTATTGACAAAACTGAACACGAAGAAGTCATCTTTTGTCATAACAAAGATGCCGGTTTGAAGGCTATTATTGCAATTCATAACACCATTTTAGGACCAGCTCTCGGCGGTCTGAGAATGTATCCTTATGCGACTGAAGAACAGGCTTTGACGGATGTTCTGCGTCTGTCCAGAGGCATGACGTATAAAGCTGCGGTTTCCGGTTTGAACCTGGGCGGTGGTAAATCCATTATCATCGGCGATCCGAAAACAGACAAATCAGAAACATTATTCCGTTCATTTGGTCGTTTTATTGATTCATTGGGTGGTCGTTATATCACAGCCGAAGATGTTGGAATTGACGTGAATGATATGGAATATGTATTTCAGGAAACTGAAAACGTGGTTGGTGTTCATCAAATGCACGGAGGTTCCGGTGACCCATCACCATTTACCGCTTTGGGAACTTTACAAAGTATCAAAGCCAGTTTAGAGAAAAAACACGGCAACCAAAATATCGGCGATTATTCTTATGCTATTCAAGGTGTTGGACATGTTGGAATCGAATTGGTCAAACTGATTCATGCCGAAGGCGGCAAAATGTTTGTGACAGATGTGAATCAGGAAGCATTAAAAATCTGTGAAGAACAATACGGCTGCGAAGTTGTTGGTTTGGATGAAATCTACGAAGTCGATGCTGATGTTTATTGTCCTTGTGCATTGGGTGCAACAGTTAACGATAAAACAATTGATAAATTCAAATTTGATATTGTTTGCGGAAGCGCTAATAACCAATTAGCTGAAACCAGACACGGTGATGAACTCGAAAAACGTGGCATCATTTATGCTCCTGATTATGCGGTTAACGCCGGTGGTTTGATGAATGTATCTATCGAGTTGGAAGGTTATAATCGTGAAAGAGCATTAAGAATGACTCGAAATATTTATTATAACATCATGAATATCTTCAAAATTGCTGAGCGTGATAATATTCCGACATGGAAAGCTGCTGATCGTATGGGTGAAGAGAGAATTGCTGCTATGGGTAAAATCAAACAACCTTATATGAACCAAAAGAAAGTGAATTTCTCCGGAAGAGTGAGAAATAACGGTAGCTAAGAGAAAACTGATGCATACAGATATTTATTTGGGTGAAGATTTAGAACTGCTAAGAGATACAGTCAGAAGTTTTGCTGAGCAGGAAATAGCTCCCCGTGCTGAAAAAATAGATGAGGAAAATGCTTTTCCTGCGGATTTGTGGCAAAAAATGGGGGAACTCGGACTTCATGGAATGACAATACCGGCTGAATACGGCGGTTCAGAAATGGGCTATCTGGCTCATTTGATTGTCATGGAAGAGATTTCCAAAGCATCTGCATCTGTAGGGTTGTCCTACGGAGCTCACTCAAATTTATGTCTGAATAACCTTTATAAACACGCGAATGAAGCCCAACGCCAAAAATACATCGCCAAACTTTGTTCCGGTGAATATGTTGGTGCTTTAGCGATGAGTGAACCCGGAGCCGGCTCGGATGTGGTCGGCTCTATGTCTTGTAAAGCGGAATTTGACGGTAACAATTGGATTGCCAATGGTAATAAAATGTGGATTACCAATGGTCCCGATGCTGATGTTTTATTGGTTTATATGCGAACAGCGGATAAATCAGCCGGTTCCAAATGCATGACAGCATTTATTATCGAAAAAAATATGCCGGGATTCAGCACCGCTCAGAAACTCGATAAACTGGGAATGCGAGGCTCAAACACTTGCGAATTGGTTTTTGATAATTGCGTGATTCCTCAGGAAAATGTTTTAGGTGAAGTGAACCAAGGCGTGCGAATCCTCATGAGTGGTTTGAATACCGAAAGATTGGTTTTATCCGGTGGTCCGATTGGAATCATGCAAGCAGCATTGGATATTGCTGTTCCTTACACGGCTCAACGCAGTCAGTTTGGAAAACATTTGGGACAATTCGGTTTAATGCAGGCAAAAATTGGCGAAATGTATACCAAATTGCAATCAAGCAAATATTTCGCTTATGGTATTGCTCAAAATTATGATAGAAAAGTTGAATCCCGTTTAGACCCTGCTGCATGCTTATCATTTGCTTCAAGAAATGCCGTAGATGTTGCCTTGGAAGCAATTCAAGTTTTGGGTGGCAATGGTTATATCAACGAAAACCCGACTGGTCGTTTACTTAGAGATGCCAAACTCTATGACATCGGCGCCGGAACCAATGAAATCCGCCTGATGCTGATTGGTCGCGAGTTGTATAGGGAAGCAAAATCTTAAATTATTCTAATTCTGTTTAAACTCAGGATAGGCGACAAGTCCGCATTCGCTGATGTCCAGACCTTCAATTTCTTCCTCTTCACTGACTCTTAAGCCCATTGTGATTTTGAGGATAAACCAGAACAAGAAAGACAAGGCAAACACAAATACACCAATCAATAATACACCTTTCAATTGAGCTAAAATTGTTGATGCTGAGGTAAATCCGACAGCGATTGTTCCCCAAATTCCGCAAACAAGATGGACGGATAAGGCACCAACCGGGTCGTCAATTTTGAGTTTATCAAAAAATGGAACGGCGAAAACAATCAAAATGCCACCTATAATTCCAACAATGGCGGAATATTCCGGTGATTGATTCGGAGCGGCAGTCACTGAAACCAATCCTGCAAGAATTCCGTTTAAAACCATGGTAAGATCCACTTTTTTGTACATAATCTGTGTCAATAACGCTGCTATAAATCCACCGAAAACTGCTGCCATATTGGTATTAACTACGACAGTTGCAATAGCGTTAATGTCAGTTTTTGAATCCATTGATAATTGTGATCCGCCATTAAAACCAAACCACCCCATCCACAGAATAAACGTACCAAGTGTTGCCAAAGGCATCGAAGAACCGGGAATAGGTCTGACTTGACCATTCCTGGAATACTTTCCTTTTCTGGCTCCGAGTAGCAAAACACCGGCTAAAGCTGCCCAGCCACCGACACTATGAACAATGGTTGAACCGGCAAAATCACTGAAACCTTGTAATATTCCACCTTCACCGGTTAGAGTCTCACCCCAAGTCCAATGCCCTTGAATCGGATAAATGATTCCGCTTAGAATAATGACAAAAATTAAAAATGGCCAAAGTTTCATACGTTCAGCAATTGTTCCTGAAATGACCGAGGAAGCCGTTGCAACAAACATAACCTGAAAGAAAAAGTCACTCATACCGGAATGTTTATCATCACTAAGATGGCTCATTAAGTAACCATAACCCATAAATGAAGAGCCATCTGCATACATGATGTCATAACCCACAATGTAAAACATAATGCAACTGATTGAAAATAAAGAGATATTTTTTAGAAGTATGGTTGAATTGTTTTTTGTGCGAGTGAGCCCGGCTTCAAGCATGGAAAAGCCGGCTGCCATCCACATCACAAGAATTCCTGAAAAAATAAACAAGAATGTGTTCAAAATGTAACTCGTTTCTTCTGTCATTTTCTTTTCCTGATATTGATTGGAGAGAATTTTGGAGTGTCAGATGATTAACACTTCGGGATTTAATAATAGTATTGTGGTGAAATTGACAAGAGAAATATTGAAATATTAGTAACTGCTAATAAAAAGCCGGAATTATTGCTGATTCCGGCTTATAAATGTGACTATTTTTAAAATCTAGTGATGATGTCCACCTTCACCATGAACATGTCCGTGCTCAATTTCAGTATCTGTGGCTTCACGAATGTTTGTCACTTCGACTGCAAAATTGAGTTGAACTCCGGCAAGCGGATGATTGTTATCAACAAATATATGGTCATCAGCAACTTCTGCCACTTTCACAATGGTCATTTGACCATCGGCTGTTTGTCCTTGAAATTGCATACCAACTTCAATTTCAACATCAGCAGGGAATTGAGTTCTTGGAACTTTATGAACCAAATCCTTGTTATATTCTCCGTAGGCTTCTGCCGGTGGAATGCTGACATCAAATTTATCGCCAACCGCTTTGCTCATCAAAGCATTTTCAAGACCCGGAATAATATTCTGAGCACCAATCAAAAAGCTGAATTTACCGTCTTCTGATTTATCAATGACATTATTTTCACTATCTGTTAATACATACTTAATGCTTACGACATTTTTATCTTCTATTTTCATATTTTACTTACTTTTGTTTAAATCTTTTATAACTGCTGCAAGGAAGCGAGCGGCCTCGCCACCGGTGACAGCACGGTGATCAAATGTCAAAGACAAAGGAATCATACGGTGAACTTCAAAACCACCCAACACAGGAACCACTTCCTGCAATAATTTACCGGCTGCAATAATAGCAACACATGGTGGCGTGATTACCGGTGTCGCATAGCGACCGGCAAAAACACCGAAGTTCGATAACATGATTGTGAAATCTTTCATATCCTGTGGAGGAATACTGCGAGATTTGACTTGTTCTTTGATGGTATTCATACCCTGACGAACCTGTGCGGCATCTCTTTTCTCACAGTTGCGCATGGTTGGCACAAAAAGACCATCAGGGGTGTCAACGGCAATTCCAATATCCACGTGAGAAATCAGTCTTCTTGCCAGTTTTTCACCGTCAAACCATGAATTCAAAGCCGGTTCAGCCTCAACACCGGCAACGATTGCACGAATAAGCCTTGCAGTAATGTCTTCACCCGGTAACCATTTGTAAATGTCGGCATCATCCATTATGGTTGTCGGTACAATTTGAGCATGAGAGTCAGCCATGATTCTTGCCATTGTGCGACGAGTGCCTTTAACCTGTTCCCATTCGCCGGTCACTTCAACTTTTTGAATCGGAGCCGGTGGCTGAGGTCTTGCAGGAGCAGGAGTAACTGTTTTGGGTTCACTCATTTTTGGCACACTAACCGGAGCTGGTGTCGGTTTAGCAGCAGTTGAACCTTGTTCATGTGCTAAACGAATGTCACTTGGACGAATCACTCCGCCGGCACCTGTGGCAACAACATCATTCAAATCGACTTTCAGTTTTTTTGCAAGTGCTTTAACAGCCGGAGCAATTTTTACATTTCCAACTGTAGAAATGTCGCTGACAACTTCATCGGAAGATTCCATCTCACCGACAACGGTACCGCTGTCATTGCCTGAACTCACTTCCGCTTTAGACTTTGGAAATGTATCATCGGAATCCAACTCATCAATCAATTCGTTGATTTCTTCTTTCAGTTTTGAGGCTTCTTCTTTGACGCTTGCAGTTGCAGCTTGAGTCACAACGGATTCAGAATCAGAACTTTCACCATCAAACTCAACCAAAGGCGCTCCTGTGTCAATCACATCACCCGGATTTCCGTGTAATTTGGTAATTCTGCCAGAAAAAGGGCAGGGAACATCAACAACCGCTTTGGCAGTTTCCATTGAAACCATCGGTTGATCTTCTTTTACAACATCGCCTTCTTTAACGTGCCATTCGACAATTTCAGCATCCGGCAAACCTTCACCCAAGTCCGGTAAATTAAAAATTTTCATGATACCTCCATCACTTCATTAACAGCTTTCAGTATTCTTTCGACTGAAGGCATATATTTTTTCTCCATTTTGAAAAGTGGCATGATTACATCGTAACCTGCAACCCTTTTAACAGGAGCCATCAAAGAGTATAAACCATTTTCCGCTAAACTGGCGGCAATTTCTGAACCAACGCTACAATGTCTTGCAGCTTCCTGAATAATTACGCAACGTCCAGTCTTTTTAACGGATTCATGAATGGTTTCCATATCAATCGGGCTGACAGTTGCAACATCAATCACCTCAGCGGAAATACCTTGTTGTTCCAAAATGGATGCGGCCTCCATCGTTTCTTTAACCATTGAACCCCAAGTCACCAATGTGATGTCAGTTCCTTCTTTCAACTCGAAACACATATCCAATGGTAATTCCTCACCATCATCAATCACTTCTTCCTTATTCAAACGATAAATACGTTTTGGCTCAAGGAAAATAACCGGATCAGGATCTCTGATAGCAGCCAATAGCAGACCATAAGCTCTTGAAGGAGATGATGGAATAACCACACGAATCCCCGGAATATGTGCAAATATTGCTTCCACGCTTTCAGAGTGGTGTTCCGGTGCATGAATTCCGCCACCAAATGGAGCACGAATCACTAAGGGACAAGTTAAACGACCACGGGTTCTGTTACGGAAACGGGCTGCATGACAGACAATTTGCTCGACCATCGGGAAAATAAATCCCATAAATTGAGCTTCGGCGACCGGCTTCATGCCTTGTGTCGCCATTCCGACTGTTAAACCGGCAATCATAGCTTCAGCTAAAGGAGTATCAATCACTCTATCTTCACCAAATCTTTCAGCCAAACCGGATGTTGCTCTGAAAACACCTCCGTTGATTCCAACGTCTTCACCAAGAACTACAACGCTTTTATCATGCTCAAGTTCATGAGCCAAAGCCATTGTGACTGCTTCTACTAATGTAATTTTAGCCATTGTTTTCTAACTCCTGTGCGTATTTTCTTTGTTCTTGCAAATCCTGTGGCAATTCTGCATACATGTAATCAAAAATGTCTGTAATTTCAGGTTTAGGAGCATTGAGATATTCTTGAACAGCTTCCTCAACTTTAGCTTTACACTCTTCAATCAGGTTGTTTTCCTGTTGCACACTCCATTGGTTTTGATTCATCAAGTATTGTCTGAGTCTTAAAATAGGCTCAAATTTACGAGCGTTTTCCACTTCTTCTTTCGGTCTGTAACGACTTGCATCATCTGCTGTTGTGTGATCGCTCAAACGATAAGTAATTGCTTCGATAACAGTTGCTCCACCTCCGTTTCTGGCTCTTTCCAATGCTTTGCTCATTACTTCATGAACGGCAAATAAATCATTACCATCAACCTGAATACTCGGCAATCCGCCGGCGATTCCTTTTTGTGCCAAAGTCTGACCGCTACTTTGTTTCTTTCTGGGAACTGAAATCGCCCAGCCATTATTCACAATCACCAAAACCATCGGTAATTTAAATGCACTGGCTGCATTGATAGATTCCAGAAAATCACCTTTGGAACTTCCACCATCACCAATTACAGTCACAGCACAGCGTGGCTCTTTGCGCAGTTTGAATGCTAAAGCAGCTCCTGCTGCGTGCATGTTTTGAGTAGCAATTGGCACACACCAGGGAAAATCATGAGCCGGACCGGAAAAATTACTTCCACGCTCGTCACCACCCCAATAAAGCAAAACTTCTGACATTTTGACACCCCGATAAAATTGTGCGCCGTACTCACGATACATAGGTGCAAATACATCTTCGTATTTCATCGCAGCACCGATTGCCACATGAATCGCCTCATGCCCCAAGCTAGATGCATAAGTTCCCAGTTTTCCGGTTCTTTGTAGTGAAATGGCTTTGGCATCGAAAATTCTTGTCATTACCATTAGTTTATAAAGTGATTTGATTTTGTCGAAATCAGTAGCGAGGTCGGTTTTATTTATTCCGACCAGCTCACCGCTCGGCGACAAATGCTGGACATAATCCACACTAAAAGATGCAACTTTTGTCACGGTTATTTTCTCCGGTTGATGATTGATAGAGAAGAAATTATCAATCCAGTGTTAATGTATATTTTTGGTGCAACAT
This genomic interval from Gammaproteobacteria bacterium contains the following:
- a CDS encoding enoyl-CoA hydratase/isomerase family protein, producing the protein MSDLIQFSQIEGKYGNIGRITLNNPKSLNALNIEMIDAIQNALDECENNQNIKAVFIDSNSEKAFCAGGDVIGLYNSMKETAEGEIPQMAMEFFRKEYHQDYRLHIFPKPVIAWGNGIVMGGGIGVMSACSHRIVTEKSMLAMPEVTIGLYPDVAASWFFNRMPANIGMFLGITGARMNASDAIYCKLADFFVLDEYKDEFITELSEVDWKNPNCDIQNALESLMDFSRDDTPLSNLQENYKQIQYLFRHCDLEKSVKELKEMQPKTKWLELTQKAFLKGCPVTYKLVDEQIIRAKYLSLKEVFEMEFIMSTRCAMNPDLQEGIRALLVDKDGNPQWTVNSVAEISNEQTELFFTAPWSEGKNLFN
- a CDS encoding Glu/Leu/Phe/Val dehydrogenase, with amino-acid sequence MNIFETIDKTEHEEVIFCHNKDAGLKAIIAIHNTILGPALGGLRMYPYATEEQALTDVLRLSRGMTYKAAVSGLNLGGGKSIIIGDPKTDKSETLFRSFGRFIDSLGGRYITAEDVGIDVNDMEYVFQETENVVGVHQMHGGSGDPSPFTALGTLQSIKASLEKKHGNQNIGDYSYAIQGVGHVGIELVKLIHAEGGKMFVTDVNQEALKICEEQYGCEVVGLDEIYEVDADVYCPCALGATVNDKTIDKFKFDIVCGSANNQLAETRHGDELEKRGIIYAPDYAVNAGGLMNVSIELEGYNRERALRMTRNIYYNIMNIFKIAERDNIPTWKAADRMGEERIAAMGKIKQPYMNQKKVNFSGRVRNNGS
- a CDS encoding acyl-CoA dehydrogenase family protein, which codes for MHTDIYLGEDLELLRDTVRSFAEQEIAPRAEKIDEENAFPADLWQKMGELGLHGMTIPAEYGGSEMGYLAHLIVMEEISKASASVGLSYGAHSNLCLNNLYKHANEAQRQKYIAKLCSGEYVGALAMSEPGAGSDVVGSMSCKAEFDGNNWIANGNKMWITNGPDADVLLVYMRTADKSAGSKCMTAFIIEKNMPGFSTAQKLDKLGMRGSNTCELVFDNCVIPQENVLGEVNQGVRILMSGLNTERLVLSGGPIGIMQAALDIAVPYTAQRSQFGKHLGQFGLMQAKIGEMYTKLQSSKYFAYGIAQNYDRKVESRLDPAACLSFASRNAVDVALEAIQVLGGNGYINENPTGRLLRDAKLYDIGAGTNEIRLMLIGRELYREAKS
- a CDS encoding ammonium transporter; protein product: MTEETSYILNTFLFIFSGILVMWMAAGFSMLEAGLTRTKNNSTILLKNISLFSISCIMFYIVGYDIMYADGSSFMGYGYLMSHLSDDKHSGMSDFFFQVMFVATASSVISGTIAERMKLWPFLIFVIILSGIIYPIQGHWTWGETLTGEGGILQGFSDFAGSTIVHSVGGWAALAGVLLLGARKGKYSRNGQVRPIPGSSMPLATLGTFILWMGWFGFNGGSQLSMDSKTDINAIATVVVNTNMAAVFGGFIAALLTQIMYKKVDLTMVLNGILAGLVSVTAAPNQSPEYSAIVGIIGGILIVFAVPFFDKLKIDDPVGALSVHLVCGIWGTIAVGFTSASTILAQLKGVLLIGVFVFALSFLFWFILKITMGLRVSEEEEIEGLDISECGLVAYPEFKQN
- a CDS encoding peptidylprolyl isomerase, whose translation is MKIEDKNVVSIKYVLTDSENNVIDKSEDGKFSFLIGAQNIIPGLENALMSKAVGDKFDVSIPPAEAYGEYNKDLVHKVPRTQFPADVEIEVGMQFQGQTADGQMTIVKVAEVADDHIFVDNNHPLAGVQLNFAVEVTNIREATDTEIEHGHVHGEGGHHH
- a CDS encoding dihydrolipoamide acetyltransferase family protein, which produces MKIFNLPDLGEGLPDAEIVEWHVKEGDVVKEDQPMVSMETAKAVVDVPCPFSGRITKLHGNPGDVIDTGAPLVEFDGESSDSESVVTQAATASVKEEASKLKEEINELIDELDSDDTFPKSKAEVSSGNDSGTVVGEMESSDEVVSDISTVGNVKIAPAVKALAKKLKVDLNDVVATGAGGVIRPSDIRLAHEQGSTAAKPTPAPVSVPKMSEPKTVTPAPARPQPPAPIQKVEVTGEWEQVKGTRRTMARIMADSHAQIVPTTIMDDADIYKWLPGEDITARLIRAIVAGVEAEPALNSWFDGEKLARRLISHVDIGIAVDTPDGLFVPTMRNCEKRDAAQVRQGMNTIKEQVKSRSIPPQDMKDFTIMLSNFGVFAGRYATPVITPPCVAIIAAGKLLQEVVPVLGGFEVHRMIPLSLTFDHRAVTGGEAARFLAAVIKDLNKSK
- a CDS encoding alpha-ketoacid dehydrogenase subunit beta; translation: MAKITLVEAVTMALAHELEHDKSVVVLGEDVGINGGVFRATSGLAERFGEDRVIDTPLAEAMIAGLTVGMATQGMKPVAEAQFMGFIFPMVEQIVCHAARFRNRTRGRLTCPLVIRAPFGGGIHAPEHHSESVEAIFAHIPGIRVVIPSSPSRAYGLLLAAIRDPDPVIFLEPKRIYRLNKEEVIDDGEELPLDMCFELKEGTDITLVTWGSMVKETMEAASILEQQGISAEVIDVATVSPIDMETIHESVKKTGRCVIIQEAARHCSVGSEIAASLAENGLYSLMAPVKRVAGYDVIMPLFKMEKKYMPSVERILKAVNEVMEVS
- the pdhA gene encoding pyruvate dehydrogenase (acetyl-transferring) E1 component subunit alpha, which translates into the protein MTKVASFSVDYVQHLSPSGELVGINKTDLATDFDKIKSLYKLMVMTRIFDAKAISLQRTGKLGTYASSLGHEAIHVAIGAAMKYEDVFAPMYREYGAQFYRGVKMSEVLLYWGGDERGSNFSGPAHDFPWCVPIATQNMHAAGAALAFKLRKEPRCAVTVIGDGGSSKGDFLESINAASAFKLPMVLVIVNNGWAISVPRKKQSSGQTLAQKGIAGGLPSIQVDGNDLFAVHEVMSKALERARNGGGATVIEAITYRLSDHTTADDASRYRPKEEVENARKFEPILRLRQYLMNQNQWSVQQENNLIEECKAKVEEAVQEYLNAPKPEITDIFDYMYAELPQDLQEQRKYAQELENNG